One Setaria viridis chromosome 7, Setaria_viridis_v4.0, whole genome shotgun sequence genomic region harbors:
- the LOC117865597 gene encoding wall-associated receptor kinase 5: MEVRFLQFGLGLLLLLAARHAPVTAVRSPQCQSQCGGVDIPYPFGIGDNCSLSSGFNVSCKVQGRTSKPFIGKAELLNISLISATVRVLLPIATHCYNTSSGRMDFSGKWVNASNATYRFSDVYNKFTVIGCNTLAYISHMNGTSYQSGCVSTCSNLSYVTNGSCSGIGCCQTAIPKGMDYYRVGFDRGFNTSKIWTFNRCSYAALMEAAAFNFSTAYISTTKFNDTRNGMAPSVLDWAIRNGSMSCEMAKQNKTGTYACLSRNSACVESTNGPGYACNCSQGYEGNPYLADGCHDVNECNNSPCPSGGVCTNTVGHYQCSCRAGRKLSKLKNACDPDTGLIIGVTIGFFVLMVFCFSGYMILQKRKLTKVKKEHFRQHGGMILFERMKLEKGLAFKIFTEAELIHATNNYDNSTIIGKGGHGMVYKGIVKDNVPVAIKRCVMIDERQKKEFGQEMLILSQVNHKNIVKLVGCCLEVEIPMLVYEFISNGTLFELIHGKNKALQISFNTLLRIVHEAAEGLSFLHSYASPPIIHGDVKTANILLDGNYAAKVSDFGASVLAPSDEDQYVTMVQGTCGYLDPEYMQTCQLTDKSDVYSFGVIVLEVLTGQMPLKLDGPETQKSLSSSFLVAMKQNNLDAVLPSHLKGQESAELIRGLAELAKQCLDMCGTNRPSMKEVADELGRLRKLSLHPWAQLEAERESSQSLLGGTPPANFETIEDYTSGYPTQEGEILPMNPGSQYYAR, from the exons ATGGAAGTGCGCTTTCTACAATTTGGCCTTGGCCTTTTACTTCTGTTGGCAGCACGTCATGCCCCGGTTACTGCAGTTCGTAGCCCTCAATGCCAAAGTCAGTGCGGCGGCGTTGACATTCCCTACCCGTTTGGCATCGGCGACAATTGCTCGCTGTCAAGCGGCTTCAACGTCAGCTGCAAGGTACAAGGTCGCACCTCCAAGCCATTCATTGGTAAAGCGGAGTTGCTGAACATTTCCTTGATCTCTGCCACGGTTCGTGTGCTCCTCCCCATAGCGACACACTGCTACAACACCTCCTCGGGGCGCATGGACTTCAGCGGGAAATGGGTCAACGCGAGCAATGCAACCTACCGTTTCTCAGACGTCTACAACAAGTTCACCGTCATTGGGTGTAACACCCTCGCCTACATCTCCCACATGAACGGCACGAGCTACCAGAGTGGGTGCGTCTCCACCTGCAGCAACCTGTCGTACGTAACAAACGGCTCTTGCTCCGGCATAGGCTGCTGCCAGACGGCGATACCGAAAGGCATGGACTATTACCGCGTTGGCTTCGACAGGGGTTTCAACACAAGCAAAATATGGACGTTTAACCGGTGCAGCTACGCTGCCCTGATGGAGGCAGCAGCATTCAACTTCAGCACCGCATACATCAGCACAACCAAGTTCAATGACACTCGCAACGGGATGGCACCCTCGGTGTTGGACTGGGCTATAAGAAATGGGTCGATGTCATGTGAGATGGCCAAGCAAAACAAAACAGGCACCTACGCGTGCCTCAGCAGAAACAGCGCGTGTGTGGAATCCACCAACGGGCCGGGCTATGCGTGCAATTGTTCCCAAGGCTACGAAGGCAATCCGTATCTTGCTGATGGCTGCCATG ATGTTAATGAGTGCAATAACAGCCCATGCCCTTCAGGAGGTGTGTGCACAAACACAGTAGGACATTACCAGTGTTCTTGTCGAGCAGGAAGGAAGCTTTCCAAGCTTAAAAATGCATGTGACCCTGATACCGGCTTAATAATAG GAGTTACAATCGGCTTTTTTGTTCTCATGGTTTTCTGCTTCTCCGGATACATGATCCTTCAAAAGAGAAAATTGACCAAAGTCAAGAAAGAGCATTTTCGCCAACATGGAGGCATGATTCTGTTTGAGAGGATGAAGTTAGAAAAAGGCCTTGCTTTCAAGATATTTACAGAAGCTGAACTTATACATGCCACAAACAACTACGATAATAGTACAATAATTGGAAAGGGAGGCCATGGGATGGTGTACAAAGGGATAGTTAAGGATAACGTGCCTGTTGCGATCAAGCGATGTGTGATGATTGATGAAAGGCAAAAGAAAGAATTTGGTCAAGAAATGCTGATACTCTCTCAGGTCAATCACAAGAACATTGTCAAACTCGTAGGATGTTGCCTTGAGGTGGAAATTCCAATGTTGGTGTATGAATTTATCTCAAATGGCACATTGTTTGAGCTAATCCATGGGAAGAACAAGGCATTGCAAATTTCTTTCAACACTCTACTGAGGATTGTTCATGAAGCAGCTGAAGGACTTAGCTTTCTACACTCATACGCATCTCCCCCAATCATCCACGGTGACGTGAAGACCGCCAACATCCTTCTTGACGGCAATTACGCAGCGAAAGTGTCTGACTTTGGAGCCTCCGTACTAGCTCCATCCGATGAAGATCAGTACGTTACAATGGTTCAAGGTACCTGTGGCTACCTTGACCCTGAATACATGCAGACATGCCAACTGACAGATAAAAGCGACGTTTACAGTTTTGGTGTTATTGTTCTGGAGGTTCTCACTGGCCAGATGCCACTTAAACTAGACGGGCCTGAGACGCAAAAAAGCTTGTCGTCAAGCTTCTTGGTAGCCATGAAACAGAATAATCTTGATGCGGTTTTGCCGAGCCACCTTAAGGGGCAAGAAAGCGCTGAATTGATCAGGGGGCTTGCAGAGCTGGCCAAGCAATGCTTGGACATGTGTGGCACTAACAGACCGTCCATGAAAGAGGTCGCCGACGAGCTTGGCAGACTGAGGAAGCTTTCTCTGCATCCTTGGGCACAGCTCGAAGCAGAGAGGGAGAGTAGTCAAAGCCTTCTTGGGGGAACACCACCTGCCAACTTTGAAACAATAGAAGATTATACTAGTGGGTACCCTACACAGGAAGGTGAGATCCTTCCCATGAACCCAGGAAGTCAGTATTATGctaggtga